In Negativicutes bacterium, the sequence TGTGTTTACTTTATTAGTATAGGTCCAAATCTGCTGATGCAAAATAAAAACTAGCGTTTGGGATGAAGAAAAAACGAAGTGGTGGTTTTCCGTACTCGATATTATCGGTGTGTTGTGTGGTAATGATTATTACAAGAGAAACAGGAACTATTAGAAATTATTAAAAACAAAACTGAAAAAAGAAAATAGTGAGTTGGTTAGTGCTACTAACCAACTGAAATTGATGGCGGTCGACGGAAAAAATATCTAACAGATACCTTTGATTACGACGGTATTATTGAGCTAGCGAAAAACTTTCCCAGCAAAAAGGCAAATCACTTTATCGAATGGTTTACTTATAGTGTAGAAAATCAGGGAAATGGATGATAGCTTACATTTGGTTTTGTATCTCGTGGATAAAAGGGCATTTCTTCCACTGTAGTGCACTGGAGGAGAAAGGTTAAGAGGAAGCGGATTTTATCGTGGATCTTGCCAAGGCAGGCGGAAATAGCTTCTTGTTTGTCGAAATCGGCTGGATTCAGGTAGGAATGGGATTCGGTAAGCACGCCACCGTTTCGCAATATGGCTCTTGCCAGCATCGTGTTTTTACCTGCTTGGAGAAAATCGACGGATGTGATAAAACTGTTTATATCAGTGTCCGTAATGCTCTTTCCGTTTTCGAGCTTAAAGGCGTAAGTTTTTTCAAAATCTGCTTTTGTCACCCAATCAAAGTCTTTTTCTTTGTTGCGGACTAGATATCCTGGACCTTTATTGCTATTTGATTTGTAATGAGCTTGCGCGATTTTGGTTGAGATGTAAAATTGCATAATATGCCTCCTATGATTATTTTATGGTTATATAGAGGAAAATTGACTTGAAACGCAACTGTCAAATAAATTTTGACAGTTCAAATTAAAAAAATAACGGGATGCATTGGGGAGAATAGTATAAGTTGGATGCCCATTCAGCGCTTACATATAGGGAATGAGCTCTTTTAGCAAAAATATTTTTCGATATTCTACCACTGTTCTACTTGGTTATGGTAGAATGGTGGTAGAAAGATAGACGAATATAAAGAAGGTGAGTTTCAGACATGGACTTTGTTGAAAGTAAGCTCGTTGAACTAAAAGAAACCATTGTAGACGATATAAAAAAAGAAGTGATTGCTTTTATCAATAGTGAAGGCGGAAATCTTTATGTTGGCGTGGCGGATGATGGACACGTGATTGGATTGGATGATCCACAGAGTGATATGCTGCGGTTAACCAACATGATTCGTGATACCATTAAGCCGGATGCAACTATGTTTGTTGAGTGCCAGATTGAAAAGATCGATACAAAAGATATTGTACGGGTACAGGTGCAAAAGGGAACGCATGCGCCTTACTATCTTGTAGGTAAGGGGATTCGCCCAGAAGGTGTTTTTGTAAGGCAGGGTACATCTTCGGTGCCAGCATCTGAAGATGCAATTCGCCGCATGATTAAAGAAAGTGATGGCGATTGCTTTGAAACGATGCGCTCTTTAAATCAGGATCTATCCTTTGAAACACTAACCGAGGAATGTAGTGGTCGTGATATTGTGCTGGGAGCTCCGCAAATGGTCTCGCTTGGAATCAAGACTCCGGATGGCGTTTATACAAATTTGGGACTGTTATTATCGGATCAGTGCACGCATACGATTAAAACGGCATTGTTTTCTGGTGTAAAAAAAGAACAGTTTCAGGATCGTAAGGAATTTTCCGGTTCTATATTACAACAGATGAACGATGCATATGCTTTTATTGATTTGAACAATAAAAAGAAGTCTACATTTTCAGGTTTACATCGCATTGATCAAAGAGATTATCCGGAGATAGCTGTAAGAGAGGCTCTGCTAAATTCTTTAGTTCATCGAGAATATTCATTTAGCAGTAGCACTTTGATTAGCATATTCTCTGATCGTATAGAATTTGTTTCCTTAGGTGGTTTAGTAAAAGGTCTCACATTAAAGGATATTATGCTGGGGATATCTCAATGCCGTAATGAAAAACTGGCTGCTGTATTTTATAGGTTGCAGCTTATTGAAGCATATGGAACAGGTATTCCTAAAATTATTGAAAGCTATGAGGGTTGCTCCTGTCAGCCGAAAATTGAGTCTGCGGATAATGCGTTTAAGATTACTTTGCCAAATCGTAATCAAGACCTGGCGTACTTGCCAGAGACAACAAAATCGGAACAAGCTGTGCTGGCTTTTGCCGGTGAAAAGGGAAAACTGCAACGCATTGATGTAGAAGAAAAACTAGGGGTTTCAAGAAGTAGGGCTAACCATATTCTTAAACAGTTGCTTGATAAAGGCATGTTGAAGCCAGTAGGAAATGGACGAAACCGGCAGTATATCATTAGCAAATAATATGTTTGCTGCTTGTTGAGCTTATAATGTTTGGCAAGCTGCTGGCAACAAAGTTGGCAACAAATGAGACGGAAACGTGTTGCCACAGCATGATACAGAACGGTATTTGACAAGAATCATCTGAGGCTAACATGGCATAAACCGTTGAAAATAAAGGACTGGAAGATATTCGCTGGTATAAGGCGAATATCGCCTAATGCTACTCGAAATCAAGTGTCCTGTCAAAGGGACCGTGGGTTCGAATCCCACCCTCTCCGCCAGTAAAATCAAGGCTCCGTGCATTTTGCACGGAGCTTAATTTTTTAGGCAAGTGTGTTGCTGACAGATACCTTTATTTTATGGATAAGGGGCAAGATGTTTTTAAATATAGTTTTATTAAAGCGATAGCGATATTGTCATGTTTTAGAGAAAATGGATGTTTAAACTTTTTTTATTATAGAATTTATTAAAAAACTGCGTTGACTATATTCCATAAAAAGTATATGATTAAAATTGAATATAGTAATACTGATGATGAAAGGAGGTTTAATTATGGATAAAATAAAAATACTAAAGGCATTAAGTGATAATACTAGGTTGAGTATTCTTAATCTTTTAAATGGTGAGAAACTATGTGTTTGTGAAATTGAAGCAATTCTTGATAATACACAATCAAATATTTCAAGGCATTTAGCAAAGCTGAAAGAAGCTGATTTGATTTTAAGTACGAAATACGCACAATGGGTACACTATGAATTAAATTATGAATTACTGCAAAAACATCAGTTTATAAAAATTTTATTAGAAGAAATAAAAGATGATGATTATTATAGAACACAAATTGAGAAAATAGAAAAATATAAAATAGAAGATAGTAAATGTAATGATAAAGTAAGTTAGTATTATATTTATATGAGTAAATTTGAATATAATCATGAAATGGAGATGTATTAAAATGAATAAAAAAATTGAAATTTTTGATCCAGCGATGTGCTGTTCTACTGGTATTTGTGGTCCTTCTGTTAATGAAAATCTGTTGAGGGTTGCAACATTGATTAATAGTTTAGCTAATAAAGGGATAATAATAAAGCGGTTTGGTTTAAGTTCAGATCCACAAGCTTTTGTTGACAATAAAATAATAAATTCTTTATTAAATGAAAAAGGTGTTGAAATTTTACCGGTGACAATGGTAGATGGTGCAGTTGTAAAAACAACAGAATACCCATCTAATGAAGAGTTTGCGCGGTATCTTAATATGAAAATGGAAGAACTGCTAAAAGAGAATAAAATACAGTCTTGTTGTTGCTCAGGAGATTGTTAAGAAAAAAGGAGATTATTATGGATAATAATTTTGCTATAAATAAAATTAATTTAACTAAATATTTGTTTTTTACTGGTAAGGGTGGCGTTGGAAAAACTTCTACAGCATGCTCGATCGCAGTAAATTTAGCGGATGAAGGCAAAAAGATTCTCTTGATTAGTACTGATCCGGCATCAAACTTACAAGATGTTTTTCAAACTCCGTTAACGGGAACAGGGATAAAAATAAAAGAAGTACCAAATCTGGTGGTGGCAAATTTAAATCCTGAAGAAGCGGCAGCAACATATAAAGAATCA encodes:
- a CDS encoding putative DNA binding domain-containing protein, which translates into the protein MDFVESKLVELKETIVDDIKKEVIAFINSEGGNLYVGVADDGHVIGLDDPQSDMLRLTNMIRDTIKPDATMFVECQIEKIDTKDIVRVQVQKGTHAPYYLVGKGIRPEGVFVRQGTSSVPASEDAIRRMIKESDGDCFETMRSLNQDLSFETLTEECSGRDIVLGAPQMVSLGIKTPDGVYTNLGLLLSDQCTHTIKTALFSGVKKEQFQDRKEFSGSILQQMNDAYAFIDLNNKKKSTFSGLHRIDQRDYPEIAVREALLNSLVHREYSFSSSTLISIFSDRIEFVSLGGLVKGLTLKDIMLGISQCRNEKLAAVFYRLQLIEAYGTGIPKIIESYEGCSCQPKIESADNAFKITLPNRNQDLAYLPETTKSEQAVLAFAGEKGKLQRIDVEEKLGVSRSRANHILKQLLDKGMLKPVGNGRNRQYIISK
- a CDS encoding metalloregulator ArsR/SmtB family transcription factor, translating into MDKIKILKALSDNTRLSILNLLNGEKLCVCEIEAILDNTQSNISRHLAKLKEADLILSTKYAQWVHYELNYELLQKHQFIKILLEEIKDDDYYRTQIEKIEKYKIEDSKCNDKVS
- the arsD gene encoding arsenite efflux transporter metallochaperone ArsD, with amino-acid sequence MNKKIEIFDPAMCCSTGICGPSVNENLLRVATLINSLANKGIIIKRFGLSSDPQAFVDNKIINSLLNEKGVEILPVTMVDGAVVKTTEYPSNEEFARYLNMKMEELLKENKIQSCCCSGDC